Part of the Vigna angularis cultivar LongXiaoDou No.4 chromosome 1, ASM1680809v1, whole genome shotgun sequence genome, TCTTTGCTTTCATTGGAATCACCTTCTTCGAGAGAACCCATATTTTGAGAGGTTGAAACAACATTTTCCCCATTACGATCCAGTGAAACCCTACCGGCTTCAGTAGAAACCACAGAATCATTGACAATTTCAGGCACTTGTGACTCGGTACAGTGGGCAGTAACTGCTTCACTTAAACTGCCATTTTGTTCTGGCACTTCacacatttttttatcacttaCCAAATTGTTAGAAGAGGCATGTGCATGACTTGTGACCTCGGCAGCATCTTTGGTGGACAGACTGTCATTGTTTACGGCACCATGGGTTGTTGTTTTATTCCCTTCGTCATTGTTCTCATCTTCTGGACCAATTCTTTCCTCAACCATTTGTTGATTGTTAAAATGTTCCAAAGATACATTCTTAACATCTTTACCATTCTCCCCAAGTATTTCATCTTCATGTCTCATCAAAGGGATCTGATCAGAAGCAGACCCTCCATTGATAGCATTCACCATTAAGTCTTTTTCTTGAGCATGATATGAATCACAAGGTTCAGGAATATTCTCATTCTTTCTACAGCTAAGCAAACTATCATCTCCAATACTACCGAACTTGATCCCAACCCCAATCAAGTTTTCATGGGGCTGTGCCAAGCCCCCCTCCTCTAAATCACCCCATCTTATTTTCTGGGCTAAGTCAGGCTTATCAGTTTGCTGTAATTTCCTAACTTCTTCATGTTTACCTTGAGAATCAACAGTAATTAATGCAGTTGAGTTCTGACTTTCTGCATTATGTCTAACTACGCCTGTATTAAAACAGTTTGTGCTCTCTTTTTCATTTGATTCAGCAAGAGAACTCGACACACTCCCAGAGGCAGGGTTCTGTGAAAAATTTTCCCCTGACCTTGAAGGATTATTTTTCTGCTGGCTACGTGAACTGTCATCGGTTTTAGTAATGCAATGCTGAGTGTGCAAAGAGTTAGAGGCATTTTTGCCCGAAAATCCTCCCACCCAACTCTGCAAAGAGAATTTCGAAGTATTTCTGTGCTTCTGGATAAGAAAGAAATGACAAAATTAGAACATGTAAGTAACACTTGTACAATAAGCTAcgcagaaaaggaagaaaataatcTTCAGTGCAAGACTCAGATATAACCAAAGGAGATGAGTGATTATATTTAAGAATTAGCACAATCAAATTGAACAATAAGATTAAAGGTTAGAGCAAATATATGAATACTTAATGACTGATCCATCCACTGTGAATGCATTAATTAGTAAATAACTATACACTAGGTCTACAGATTTCCTTATTGTGTCTTCAATTTTATCTCTCATCAAGTACAAATCAAAATGTCATAGTAAAATACATCTCAAAcgagttaaaatatttaaagaaaaaaaaaagaaacctttTTAACTTGGAACCACCCTGAGTTCCGATCATCAACGACTTCATTATCCTCCATCAAGAAACGACCAATGCAATAAGTGATTACGTGAAAAAAGTTAGCAACATTTCGTAAAAACTCTCATAGGGATGATAAAATAAGACGCTGTCGAAATCGAGAATCATTGAAGCACGGAGGGAAGGGTATCGATTGAGAAGGAATTTGAAAGCTAAATTGAAATACTGTACCAAAAAAAGAGTGCGAGTAAAGCAATTACTCTTGAAAATTAGAGTGGAAAAGACGATGGAAaagaaaacagagagaaaaatCGAAAGGGTAGCGTGGAAGAAGGGGATTGTGCAGTTTTGGTTAGGGTTTTGAGGAAAATTTGGAAAAGGAATGAACAGAGAGTGTTGAAAAGGAGGGAATGAGGTTTATAGGTGGGTTGAGAAATAGCATGCATTGCAGACACCACACAACCATTGcgttttctctttccctttctttattttctcttgtTGGTTGGGTCGGTGCAGTACAGATACTTTACCATAAAACagatttcttctttctttcttttttcctgttttattaactattttaaagAATCTCTTCCAAACATCAAACAACAAATTATGATTAAGGTAACCGATGTGAGAAGCTTTTTATCTTggaaaaattaaactattacaAAACAAATCACTAAATAAGTGAGCTTAGAAAAATTAAGATAGCTCAAATCAATCTGTTATCGTAAGATATATTAGGATTGAAATTGATatgtctatttttttcttttttgtcttaAAGTACATACTTTGATAATTTATAaggttattatatttttcagtgagaaaaaatatgaataaatgaagattaaaaatccaaattaaaatagtattgGACTTTTCCATCCGACTCTTAACCTTAATTTATTTCGTTCCTCTTATTTTTGTTCATGAATTTTAAGAGAAGATGCAAGAGAAGTTATATTCTGATGATTGCGTTAGGTTGCTTATATGAatttgcaaaaataaaaataaaacagaacaaTAGATTTCTCATGTAAAAACTCATTATTTAAGATATGAGATTTGAGAAGAATAGtttgaattatttgtttttggtgtaacttcaaattttttttacacaCTTCAGATCTAAagtcaatataaataaaattaggtcAAGTTTTGTGAGATTCACATAATCTCAAGTTAACTAAAATGGATCTAAGTTAGTCGAGTTTTAATTAAGTTGACacaaatcatatttatttaagtccagttaaaattaaactttattcaAGTTGTATTAAATCGGACTAAACACATATTGagatatattaaattagattGAGTTCAAATCAAGCTGAATCTACTTTTGGATAAATTAAGATAGGTTTAGATGGTTCGTCTTGGATTAAGATGGGTGTTAAGACATagtaaacatatttatatattattttggttttggttcATTTCCattcttttatcataaattgagttatttgacatatttattttaaatttacatttttaagttGTATATCCTCCACTTtggtaatgattttttttgttgattttattatattagataCTTCAAAAGCTTTAATttagatatataatatatttggaCTCTTCTACTTATTCCTATGGTTTTTAAGTTATGctaaatttgttgaaaatttgtaaactaaatatgtgaatttgacttttctttgtattaagttatctttttttatttgggTTTATAGACTTTATTATAGTCCATATTACACCTAATTTAGCTTCAGACTTCAAACCTTATATAAggtgaaaacatattttgtataGTATTTAAGAGTTATACATCACAATAGAGAATtatctatatatttaatattttataaggatattaatataaatattccatgagcattATAAAAGTATCTCTCAAAAATTTCTTGAATAAAAGTTTGTTCTTCTTATACTCGTTTAGCAAgtacatacaaaataaaaatatagagtGAGATATTAGTAAGTCTCTGATATAAATcttaataaacatataatacatACAATGAGACTTGAGATTTGACCTACAACTATAAAACTCGTTTATCAACCtacaaaaaaacatatatattcaCTCTCCAACCTTAACATTAATGTTGAGCAGTCTCAAGTTTGGTTTGTAAATATATTAGTCCAAGATGTTACTTTATCTTTCATTATGTAATGTCCAAATTGTGATTTTTGAAACACGTTCTTTTATCAATTTGATCTCATCTCATTTTAACCAAATATAAAACTCTTTTCCAAATCACATACTCTTAAACAATCATAAAATTGGGTGagtattaaaatatgtaatttttttgtttactaaTAATCTATACATCATCAacacatgaaaaaaaagaatatataaataactttCATTTAAgttcattaaataaaacattatttacttttaccttattttattattttatacatatttatttgaattataaatgatggtttttaaaataatacaaaaataaaataaaaacaaaacattaactttaaataaataaatagatacgAGTCACCATGTCATaaacaaaaatagtaataaagatataaattgatacataaaattaatgtataattagaaacaaattaaataacacaatcataaatttaatgaagaagaccaatatataatgataataaattaaataacatgagtaagtaaataaacataatcaatGAGTTAACTGGAATAAATTAAATGAGATACCTTACTGATTCTATTGACACCTTGTAATTACATTCAgatgattaaaatttatgacAAACCCTTCCTACAaatcatctttctttttctttttttctttttctagtaTCTTATTTCATTCATTGTTTCACATTTTCTCTTCCACTCCatctatttataagttaaattttcattttactttaatttttttaaagttattctTACATTAATGTAATCTTATATTATcttatctctttctttttgtttcctttctcttttttttttcctttctcttttttttttccttttttcttttttatttctttttatctgcTAGAAGTTCgtgaaataataattttttaatatatattttaattaattaattttttgtcttttattttcttttattattattttcattcaatttagTTACACTCTTTTTAAAAGCTACTTGATCTTTTTTAATGTTAAgattttatctaaataaaatatgaaacattttaaatatgatatgattttttattttttaaacaagaaaaaaaattatatgaaaagtaTACATTTTACATTGTTCAAATCTCTTAAAATTCAAAAGTAGGAATCAATTGATACACAAATTTAACTTTGTGTGATagcataaaatttattaaaaataactttacagagcaaaaaaaattataagtgaaCGTCTTCCATGCATCAAATATTAATACATGTATCTGATTAATTGAgtctaaaattctaaaatatcttgCCTATATATATTCTATGTTgtgtattatattattatagttattgtattttaataaccatatatatatatatatattaactatatattttgcataataaattttataattttttatttactaattttatacTTAGGAGATGTTAGATATTTAACTTGTAAACAAAATTGAGAGCAAAATATTTTCTTCCGTTCTAATCAACtctaatattttaataagattgaaatttataatatgaagtaaaacgtattttcatattattttaattttaattagtttattaagCGTTATTAAAAGATGTacttaattgaaattatttattgttaagaaaataatagcaaattgttaaaataaataaataaacaagagattgtttttaaaaaaataaactgaaaCAACCATGCAAAGGACTACACCGTGATTTGCGATTgcaattataatattaaagtcaaAGTTTCTGCAATTTTAATTTCGACAAACAGTTAACCTAAACCTCCTTTAATGTACATTAAGCTCAACCAAAATATAGATTCAATTTCCATTTGCGTTTACTTCTAAATAAGTAAAAACCAACGGGCAGTTTCAGGATATTGAAACCAACTcccaacaatcaaaaacaaaataactactcattcaataattatgtttaaaaaaaagtgttaagcaaaaatatattttttttctatagagaaaaaaccttaaattaattaaatttatttaaaaaaaatcatttagatAAAAAGAGgcataattgttttgaaataataaaatgaattaaaaaaaagtctcCCCTTGAGACGGTACATTGATGTGGTGGAATATGGTTTTGTGAAAGAAGGTATAGCTTCTCCACAAAGGAAAGACAAGACAGAGACGACTTGAAATATCAGCAAATTGCAAAAATTGTATTCCATTCTGGTTTTATCAGAAACACAATtgtgtactttttttttcttggtccAATTAAGCAAGAGGGAAAGAATTGACCCTTGCTTTGCTTGCACCCGTTATCTGAGTTGGTATGTTTTCCTAAAACGATGCATACCTTCAACCAATCTACCACAAAGACAACTAAGTTTAGAGGCAACAATGACCTCATGAGAAAACCTCTTCAgctaaaaattaatattaatttagcATAGCAGCAGTGCATGTGAGTTGTGCCACGACCCTTCTCAGACATCCAGCCAACTACTACTAATCTAACTTTACATCACGACAATCTTGTCCTTCATCATGGCTGCTTCGTTTTCTTAAACCTTTCCTTTTTTCTCTGGGACAGTACGAGGCAAGGAAAGTGCTCCTTCTTTGCCAGTTACGTGagacattattattattaatgttgttcttgttgttgtctTTTTTACACCTCTTGCCTTACACTTGAGCCTCACTTTCGTTTTAAAGGTTGTGCTTGATCAAAAAGTCAATACAAGGTTGAGGTTGGTGTTGTGTTTATGATTTATAGTTTTTCACTGTTTCTCTATCTGGGTGTTCTTCAAGTTTGATTCTTTTCTTCTGGGTTCGTCCTGTCTTGTGAGAATACCAGTTTTCCTTGCTGGTTATGGTGTGGTGTTGTATTTAGATCCATAGGCTAATGCTTCCGAGTTCTTAGATCTGTCATTGTGATTAACGATTTCCTTGTTGTAAATATAGGCATATTGAATAgaatatgcatatatataaagAGTTCGTTGTCATTCGCGTTCATTGAACGTCAGGTACCTTGTTTAAAAAATTGGTAATGGAGAAATTGTCAAAGTAAACGAATTATTGACTCTTGACTAGAGTTTGAATTAGACATTACTGGCTCAATTTTCGTGGAAGATTGGAAGTAAAAAATTCGTTCTTTTTGTATgcatttgtttgtttatttttgttgtctTAAGTTTTTAACCACGGGCTAATCATTAAAAGCTTATATAGAAACAGATattagataaagaaaatatcaattatgCAGCTTCAAAAGATTTGTCTCTAAATTATAGggtttgatttgttttttccttttctgctcatatagttataattataaaaagaatgtTTTTTTTACCCTTCACAAAAAcctaacttttttctttttcctttttttactGCAGTTAATTTTGGATTCTGTGGTAATTGATCTACTCATGGGAATCCAGCTGGTCTTGTTTCTCTTTCTGGCTTCTCTGCGATTGGGTTTATCTCAAGATGTTGAACATGGTTTGATTCTAGTAGAAGGAATTCAAGCAATCGCTGAAACTGATGATAACTTCATCTGTGCAACTATTGATTGGTGGCCTCATGACAAGTGTGATTACAACAATTGCCCCTGGGGTAATTCATCTGCTGCAAATTTGGTGAGTATTTTGGGCTTGTTTGTATACAACATGACTTACGTAAAGAGTATACGTATTCTTCCTATTTCCTATGACTCATTTAGAAGTCTAGAAAGCTTTGCAGAAGTTTTAGTCATTGCTCAATGTGGATTGGTTTTTTCAGGACTTGTCTCATCCTTTCCTTGTGAAGGCAATCCAAGGTATTTATATTGTAGAAAATCAGTCACTGTGATGAAATTCTATTGTTCTGTTCTGTGACTTCCTGATGCTGAATATACTTTTATTGTTGGTAACATGTTTGGAATATTTACTAGTGTGATATCATTCTTTCCATAATGGTTGCTTGATAGCTCTCAAGCCTTTGAGGATAAGAGTTGGAGGTTCTTTGCAAGATCAGTTGCTGTATGAGGTAGGAAGTTTGAAGTCCCCTTGTCATCCATTTCAAAAGATGAAAGGTGGATTGTTCGGATTTTCAAAGGGGTGTTTGCAAATGAACAGGTGGGATGAGCTGAATCATTTTTTCGATAATACAGGGTGAGAATTTAGCATTCGGATCGTTGTTTTATTCACCATCTCCCTCCCCTTTTCCTTCCGGCTAAAGCAAAAACGTGAAAACTCTTGTGTAGGGTTCCACAACTTAAGTAAAGCAAATTAAAATTAGAGTTATGTCTCAATAACTGGAACTATAAAAGTTGTCAGAAACCTCAGTTCTGTTCACATGCATTTTGAGTGCTAGCCTAAGCACATTTGTAGTgtaaggaaagaagaaaagggtggGGAAGAGGTGATTATCTGTGGTGTAACAGCTTGAGTTTGACACTTGCAGGGCCATTGTGACATTTGGTTTGAATGCACTCAAGGGGAGGCACCCCAGTGGCCATAATACTGATTGGAAAGGAGACTGGGACTCTTCCAATGCTTATGGTTTAATCAATTACACTGTTTCAAAGGGGTACAAGATTGACTCATGGGAATTTGGTAGGACAGAAGACAAAGCTATTTGGTATGTTCAATTTTTGCTTCACTGGAACTGATTCTTGTCTGTGCTGTCATAGGTAACGAGTTGAGTGGGAAGGGCATTGCAGCAAGTGTGAGTGCTGTACAGTACGGGAAAGACTTGATAAAGCTTAAAGAAGTTTTAAACTCATTATACAATAACTCCGATTTCAAACCTTTACTTGTAGCACCTGGAGGGTTCTATTCTAAGGACTGGTACGATAAGCTTCTTCAGGTTACAGGTCCAGGCATAGTCAATGTGCTCACTCATCATCTCTATAATTTGGGCCCAGGTTTGTTTTCAGTTACCTTACTGTTTCTACTATAGTCATCCTTAGAGAATAGTTCACATTCTAACATAACTAGATGATGGATGTGAAAGAAAACAGTTATACGGAGAGTGTTTTAGTCTAATCATTTCTGGTTAGTGTGTTAAGtaaatttctcttttcttttctttttcaggtAGTGACGAGCATCTTGACAGGAAGATTCTAGATCCCGAACACTTGAGCAAGGTGGAATCAATTTTCAGAAGTCTTTCAGAAACCATTAAAAAATATGGCCAATGGTCTTCTGCATGGGTAGGAGAAGCTGGTGGAGCATTCAACAGCGGTGGTCGTCAAATTTCTAACACATTTGTAGATAGCTTTTGGTAATCTTGGTTCTTCCTTGCGTCATTTTCTGTTCCtctttaattataatatcttGTTTTACAAAAAACatcattaaaattaatctaGGAGTTCTAAGATTGAGGTAACTTACAGGTACTTAGATCAACTTGGAATGGCATCCAGATACAACACTAAGGTTTACTGCAGACAGACTATAATTGGAGGAAACTATGGACTTCTCGATACCACTACTTTCGTTCCTAATCCTGACTACTACAGGCAagtgtaaatttaaaaaatgtaaatgaagAGAAAAGGAATATATAAATACGTTTTTCTATATTCTTGAGTAGTtataataatctaaaaatatattgcttTACATATCTAATCTATGTATGTCATGATGATGTTTTGAGCAGTGCACTTTTGTGGCATCGGCTAATGGGGAAGACTGTTCTAGCAGCCAGTAGTGATGTTTTTTCACCTTCTTTACGCACTTATGCACATTGTTCGAAAGGCAGAGTAAGTGTCATATAATCTTATAGAAGCATAAATTGTGCGAAGGAACAATAGGATATTCATTCTTCTATATCTGATCTTTGCTTACAAACTTGTGAAATTTTAAGTTCGTATAACATCCAACAATCATACATTATTATATGCTAGATTGCATTGTAGGTCGATTCATAGAAAAACCAAtgtgatattatatatattaacatcCATGAATTGAATTGTAGGTAGTTTGAATTGCACGATAAGCATtcctataattttgttttaacttgATTATACAGGATGGTATAACATTACTGCTGATCAATTTGAGCAATCAGACTGGTTTCACACTGATGGTTCGTGATCGAGTGCCTCTGAGTAGTGGAGGACATGAAAATGGTACAAGTATACATGTAGAAAATTCATTCATAAATAATCTGAAGAGGGCATTTTCTTGGATTGGAAGAAAAGGATCAGATGTGACATTCAGGGAGGAGTACCACTTAAATGCAAAAGATAATTACCTTAGAAGCCAAACCATGTTGCTGAATGGTGTTCCCCTAGAGTTGACAAATGATGGAGAAATTCCGAAGACGGAACCACGTCTCATTAGTGTGCACTCTCCAATACACTTAGCTCCTTTATCCATTGCATTTGTTGTATTGCCCTATTTTGATGCTCCACCTTGTGCTGCTCAAACAAAACTTTAACCCAAACCCTCCTTAAGTGAATCTTGTAGACTACTAATTATTAGGTCTGTCATTATGTATTTAATAGCTTATATATACTTGTGTCGAAGTTGTAATCACCTTTACactttattcaaattatttaaaatttgtctcTAGTCCATGAAAAAGTTCAACCACTTAATTTTGTTAGATAAAATTTAGATTAGAGTGAAACTATCTATTGTAAATATGTTATCGCTTGATGAAGTGGTTgactgagtttttttttattattattgagcAAGTCTTTTGCCTAATTATGTTggttatcaataaaattatcttgtttaaataaaaaagtttgatgtatttgttttttactaattcttttgataaaataataagcAATGATATTGCAGCtaaattatatctaattttgttaacattttttaatcattaataaaataaaagcaatgtACTTATTATTGACTGTACAAGTTtgatataaatagaatgaattttggcttaattaatattaactacTGAAATTATAAGTTTGACATAAATAGAGTGAATTTTGGCTTAATTAATATCAACTAATAATAAATGAATGCGATTAAGAGAGTAATGCTATAAAAATGTTTCATTGCTCTGATAAGCTTGATATTTAAAAACCTACTTCAATTCGCTAATTCAatcaaataagaaattatagTTTTACACAATTCTACTGccaaaaattgttttaaatagttaatttaaacGGATTGCTTTTTTGGAAACAGAAAAACCATTCGAACCATGATTTTTGTCCCAACAATAAATCTGTGCAAGGTCAATTCTGCATTGCAAAACAAGGTTTTTGAGAAATACTATTATTCAGTTGCTTGCTTTTGGTGAggaaaatttgataaaaaaaattattggaaCTGCAATATAACAATACTCTCCAGTAACTACACCtctaagtgttttttttttctccaatgCACACACAGATAATAACTTTTATTGATCAAAATCGAATCACGTTGGGAAAACTGGGTGTTTGAAAATCTATTTTCAattctaatttcattttctaaaaatatttttacattccCTGTTAGTATTTTAACACTTTGGGAAGGATAAGAAGTTGAAATACTACTACTAAATTTGTCGATAGAGAGCACTTTAGGGGATCCACCCATAAAAAAGCAGGGTGAGAAATGAACAAATTGAATGTAGTATTGCAAAAAGAATAGTTGAATCAGTTGCAAATTGAATACAATGCAACACAGGTATAAAGTAAATGAAAAGATTGTTTTATTATAACAAGTGATAATccaaagaaaaaacaatgatGAAAGAGGGTAGGGGAGGTAATAAAAATTTTAGCAAGCGTGGAAATCATTCTTATTTTCCGAGTAAGCGACGGCCACGTTGATTAGCACCTTTCATTCGGAAATTCAACTCATCCACATCATCGTACAGATGATTCAATGCTTTGTTATGCCTGCAAGTGCAATGGCATTCATGAAAATGTTAGGTAAACTATAACCTTGTTTTACAAGTATATTAAAATCTA contains:
- the LOC108334817 gene encoding heparanase-like protein 1, translated to MGIQLVLFLFLASLRLGLSQDVEHGLILVEGIQAIAETDDNFICATIDWWPHDKCDYNNCPWGNSSAANLDLSHPFLVKAIQALKPLRIRVGGSLQDQLLYEVGSLKSPCHPFQKMKGGLFGFSKGCLQMNRWDELNHFFDNTGAIVTFGLNALKGRHPSGHNTDWKGDWDSSNAYGLINYTVSKGYKIDSWEFGNELSGKGIAASVSAVQYGKDLIKLKEVLNSLYNNSDFKPLLVAPGGFYSKDWYDKLLQVTGPGIVNVLTHHLYNLGPGSDEHLDRKILDPEHLSKVESIFRSLSETIKKYGQWSSAWVGEAGGAFNSGGRQISNTFVDSFWYLDQLGMASRYNTKVYCRQTIIGGNYGLLDTTTFVPNPDYYSALLWHRLMGKTVLAASSDVFSPSLRTYAHCSKGRDGITLLLINLSNQTGFTLMVRDRVPLSSGGHENGTSIHVENSFINNLKRAFSWIGRKGSDVTFREEYHLNAKDNYLRSQTMLLNGVPLELTNDGEIPKTEPRLISVHSPIHLAPLSIAFVVLPYFDAPPCAAQTKL